CTCGCCGAGTAAGTTTATGAAAGGGGATCTAGGGTTTTATTCTAATTTTGGTTGATTTGAGTTTAAGATCTAAGGTTTTTATAAGTTCCTCCTCTTCTACAGCTCATAGATTTCTTATTATGTTGAAGATTTCTGCAGTTATGCGATTTTGGCAAGATTGAGTACAAGCCAGAAATTTCGAATTGGATCAACCTAATTGGATTCGTCGAGCAACCTTTTCAGTTCGGTCCTTGCTCCGATGGAAATTTCTGGGCTGGAACTGTGATTTCTCAGCGTTTGGGTTCAAAGTCATATAGTTTCTGGTACATTTTCTGAAAGCATGAGTGTGTTGTTGGtaatttgtttgtgtattttCCATGTTTGCAACAGTTTAAGTTGGTAATCACGCCTCTATTCTAGTGATTTGCTGACAAGGTTGGAGCTCTTGGTGCTACGGTAGTAGCTTTTTATGACCAATGCAACTCTTCTACCTTCTGAATTCTTTTCCTGGGATAGATTTATTGATTAAGTCTAATTGATTCAGTCACAAGGAACTTCTTTGATTTGTTGCTTCAGATTATGTAATCTAGTGACTACACTATACCAATTAGTCTTacgttttctgtttttgttttatatttgtctcGTGTTGTATCCATTGCAGGCTACTTCGAGACTTGGTTAAGCCACTGTGTTTGCTCTTTCAAGAAAAGGTTTATGTGTTGTCTCCTCTGTTGACCCttatgatggtggtggtggtggtgtcaATCTGCAACTTGAAAATAAAGATACATGCCATGCTCGAAAATGAGTTCTATGCTGGTGCTTACAAGGTATATtcacttggattttttttgttttggtactaTAACAGGTTGAATCTTTATTTGCTTTAGCGGTGAGTATGATATCATAACATATGCTTTTGTCTTTCCTCTAGACTCCGATTGATTTTGAAGGAAGGATATCAGATTTGTTGTGAAGAACAGAGTTGCAGATCCCATCTATCAATTATTAGACTTTATGTCTTCATAAGCTGGTCTCATCTATTGTTTATCTCGTTGGTATCCTTTGCCTCAAGGTACTTCATTTGTTTTTAGccagtttttatatttttgctaACAATGCGTCTGAGTTAACTAGTGTATGGAAATCCCATCAAGGTTATTGATTTTATGTTAGCAGCTATGGCTAATTTACTACACTTGACAGGGTAAAACAGTTGAATTTGGAAGGTGTCACTTTTAAACTCAGAGTTACGAACACAAGAGTTACGAACTTAATATGACACAACATTCACGTTCCCTTTTTATTACTTATAGGACACAAGAGTTACGAACTTAATATGATTAGTGGAGCATCTCAAACAGATAGTGGTGTGCAGGTTAGTcagataatatattaatttgtgtaCTAATTGATTTATCTTCTCTGCATCATTTCATACTTATTTGGTGTTTGCATTGCAGCAAGCAAGCAGACCATGGAGATGCACAATCAACAATGGAGTTTGTTGGCATGAAGAGAGATGGACAGAGCAACAAGAGCAGAGATTGTGAGAGCATAAGTGATGGAGCTCATTGAGAGATACTCAGCGGGGAATATGTCAGTGTAAGATTTATTAACTTGGCTAAGGCAATTGAAGACAACAAGAACAGTCTCTAGGttcatgtttttgttggttGTAGCACTTCTAATATTAGGTTAAGACTTTTAATGTATTGTAGTTAAGGTTAAGATGAGATGTACTGTATTTTGaggtttttataaagtttttattatatattgattttttttttgcaaaatatgtatattaatatataaaaatcatagaTATTGAGCATAATCAAGCTGggtggaaaatatattataacaacaATATATAGCTACAGTTGATAAAACCATAGtacaaattttttgttattattaattataatatgacAAATAAAAAGCGCTACTAACAATATTAATATAGTGATAATATAATACTATTATAGAGAGAAAATTAATAGCATAGAGAAAAAACGATATTATATGTGCCCATTCTAAGATAGCAGCGGCAAAGATAGCATTTACGAAATCGCTATCAAAACGATAAAATAGTGTTTTTCGTGTGCTAAGAATacgcatatttcttgtagtgtttgctGCAGATTAACTTGTTCCGAAATCCTCAACCAAAGTTTTCGATTCAAAACGAGAGGCTATCGAACCCGCAACATGTCTTTCGGAAAGATAGAGCCTTCGACAAACCGGCTCCTCCCTATTGATGATTCCCCAACCTAACAACTCCCTAACTCAAACTTAACACACAACCTCCATTTCTGGCAACCATTAAAATTCTCCGAGACAAGGCTAACCTCAATCTGTTTCAGTTGACGGAAATTCTATCGAAAATGGTTATTTGGATAACTGAATAGAAGTCGATAACTCAAttggaaaataaagaaaatgtatCCGTCTCGGTTCAAAACTACATCTaattagcaaaacaaaaactcgCGAACTTCAAAGTTGTGAACTCAAACTCGAATGTCTTGTACCACTCGACCACAATTTCTCACGGATTAATCTCCTTCCACGATTTCATCTGAATGGAAAATTTCACTATGGTAATAGATAagcattttttaatttaaattatgttgTCATGTTTTTGGACATCGTGGAAAATTTCAGGAGTCTTAACTATGGTTATAGATAAGCATTTATAAATTCCCAATTTAAATTATGTGGTCATGTTTTAAGTGTAGTATAGCTAACTTTCGTTTCCTTATAAAAACGAAGTAATTTATCAAACGTTCAAACGTTAACGCGTcgataaaatacaaaattcaacCACCCAATATATTGTTGATGGCGATGGCAAATCTTGTCATACGTATGCGCTGATCCTCCAACtcacatattttaattattgatgACTCGTTGAGTAACAGATACTGTATCTCTACTACTTAATTTGAGATGATTAAGATACTATATCTCATTCACTCTGAGATGGCTAACAGATACTGTATCTCTATTATTTTGAGATGACTAACAGATATTGTATTTCTTACTTTGAGAGTATCTCCATTCCACATTTTTTAggtttcttaaaaaatatatttaattattaattttaatgttattttatattgatatttagaataaaaaaacatatctttagGAAATCTTTAACcttaatttactttaaaatcaaaGTAATATTTACTCCAACCCTACTTTATATAttcctctaaaatagaggaaATAAAATGATTACTCTATATAGAGTAATTCTaatttttacactaactctatttaaCAAAATAGtgttacttttttaaaaatgctttattttatagttattctaatttagagtaaaaaataggAATATACATTGGAGCTAGTTTTAGACTacttaaaaaacatatttacataCTCTAACAACACTCatcataaaataacataatattaatgattaaaaatctTAAGCCACtcacaataaaataattattctaccaaaagaaattaaaaatagtaactAATAGAGATGATCTAAACAGAATACAAAAGGGTTAGGATAtcccctatttaatattttggaagtacacaactttttttgggTAGACAATAtaatagttataaattataaagttaTAGTTACTATTTGACTCattagttggttacaaaataggttatatggGTTGGCTTCGTTAGTCATACAGAGTTTTAGGGGTTAAATTAATTACTTTACctgcattattattaattactagcaataaatacatttaaagaaaatattccaaaacaaaataggttatatggGTGGCTTCCTTAGTCATACCGAATTTTAGGGgttaaaataattactttaccggcattattattaattactagcaataaatacatttaaagaaaatattccaaagaataatacaacttaaagaaaaaaatatatagaaaaatgaaacaataaaaacaaatctttaacaaaatctttctcTATTAAACACGCCTGATAGAGTATATTTACACAACAATATACACTGTTAGGCGGCTAAAGAAATAGACTAAAATCTAaggaatattttatattaacaaatatattattaaaattggaTTTGGGTCATtagttagttataaaatataatacttgaaaatatatgatttttttttggaagactatataataaatatatgagtCATTAGttgattataaaattaagatattaataatttaaatgaGTTTAAGTTAtgttgtaacgccccgaccgctaAATTTCAGTGAGCCTAAGTCTACTTCGAATCCATATGCCTACAttttttaatgggcctcatgtcctTTCACTAGGTCCGTGAGCCTATCCATATCCGATAGTTGATTTGTTACGttcgggaggctttaaaaacttgttactGTTCATACAAATCATCAGATGATCTTTACTTGTGTTTTATCTTCCCATCATAAGATTACTTCAGCATAAACATACTTAATTATAGAGTTTTCTGAGAatcttttactaaaaaaataaatgaacttTAATAACATAGGTGACTAAATTAGTTCATGTTAAACTTCTCCGCATCTGAGTGTTCCTGAAATCGAGatgtcatattttaatttttaaaactcgTACTCAGCTGTTCGGCGTTATTTTTTCTAGTTGAGGTTTACTCATTGCGTTCTTTTTAGTCTCATTATTCATGATTAAACTTGTAGAAGGCAGCCtcagtttatatttttttacaaatgattaAGAcctcaagttcttttgtttgttttaaagtaTTATTTCAAGCCATTGGAAACATTAAAATACACACTTAGGGTATCTTTATAGGGAACACtttagggtgttcttagagtataaatattttgaaaataatgtaaaatcattagttaagatcttttattaaaaagttagttattgggagaacatgtttaagatcataagatttaataatataatatttttaaacatattacatttataaaaacttttaaaataacatttaaattgcaatcttataaaacttttacaaaaattcaaaatacaataccaaatttttatgaaacaaaaaaaacattgtaaataaaatttaaaacaaaaccaaacaaacatattacttaattaatgaaagcatacaaacattttatttaattaatacatagatgaatgtccaaatttattccatatattctcaatcaaatcttcctttAATTTGTGATGTGCTTGTATATCACGAATTATTGTTTGGCCATCACCTAAACCCTCAAGATTTGAAGGCATATTTACTGAAAACGTAAGATCCAGAGTAGTTTcagttccatcttcttgttggaattcttgttcgtcatagagtgtatatgaatctcgttcatctttgacaatcatattatggagtatgagacatgctctcataatatatgcaattttaccctttgaccataaaagagatagatttttaatcatggcgaatatagattgcaggactccaaatgcacgcttaACATCTTTTTGTGCACCTTCTTGATGTTCTGCAAACAAACGATGTTTCAggtgttgtggttgtgggatggatttaacaaatgttgCCCATTCGAGGAaaataccatccgtcagatagtaagccaaattatactcaTTTCTGTTGACATAGTACGTAACTTCGGGAGCTTGACCataaataatgtcattaaatactggtgattgatcaagaacatttaaatcgttacaagtacctggagctccaaaaaatattgtgccatatccagagatcttgtgaagctactgcctacaaaacaattgttggtttaCCGGTGCCTCGtgaatacattcctttccaagcggttgggcaatttttccacttccaatgcatacatcgatgcttccaaccatcccgggaaaaccCCGCTGTTCTCCATAAAAGAGTGGCCTTTGAAGATCCTCTGTTGTGGGTCGGCGTAGGTATTCAATGCCAAACAAGTCAACTATTCCGACGACgaaatgttccaaacatttacAAGCAGTACATTCAGAAAGACGTATATATTCGTCAACCGACTCCGACCCAGTCCCATATGCTAATagtcgaattgctgcagtacattgttGTAGCGGTGATAGACCATTCCGGAAGGTTGCATCTTTTTTTGGcttaaaatatggaacttcttcactgAGATGATTCACAATACGCAAAAACAATGACTTGTTCATTCTAAACTGTCGGCGGAATTGGTGAGCATTGTAAGTCGGATTATCACaaaaataatcgttccacaaacgTTCGTGCCCATCTTCCCGTTTTCTATCGATATATGTACGTGTTTTCCTTTCGGCCGGAATTG
The sequence above is drawn from the Camelina sativa cultivar DH55 chromosome 4, Cs, whole genome shotgun sequence genome and encodes:
- the LOC104780143 gene encoding uncharacterized protein LOC104780143, which gives rise to MPCSKMSSMLVLTRLRLILKEGYQICCEEQSCRSHLSIIRLYVFISWSHLLFISLVSFASRVKQLNLEGHKSYELNMISGASQTDSGVQQASRPWRCTINNGVCWHEERWTEQQEQRL